A window of Candidatus Eisenbacteria bacterium genomic DNA:
GTCCCGAGCGGTGCGAGTTTTCGAGAGGAGTCGAGCATGTTCGATGGACTGATGGTCGCGATGGTGACGCCGTTTCGAGACGGAGCTGTGGATCTGGAAGCCACTTCGCGCCTGGTGGAGTACATGCTCGAGCGTGGGGTCGAAGGCCTCGTGGTCTCGGGCTCGACCGGCGAGGCTGCGACCTGCACGGTCGAGGAGCGGCGCCAGTTGTGGGCGTTCGTCAAGGACCGGGTGCGCGGGCGGGCACCGGTGGTCGCCGGGACCGGCACGAATTCGACCGCCGACAGCATCGAGCTGACGCGTATCGCGGAGGAGCTGGGGCTCGACGGCGCGATGCTGGTGACGCCGTTCTACAACAAGCCCACACCGAAGGGGCAGATCGCGCACTTCGCGGCCGTCGCGCGCTCGACACGGCTGCCGATCATCCTCTACAACGTGCCGGGTCGCACCGCCACGAACACGCTGCCCGAGACCTTCGAGAAGTTGCAGGACGTTCCGAACATCGTGGCGATCAAGGAAGCTTCGGGTAGCCTCGATCAGGCGAGTGCGCTGTGCGCTCGAACGCGCTTCACGATTCTCTCGGGCGACGACTCGCTCACACTTCCGACCGTCGCCGTCGGAGGGCGCGGCATCATCTCGGTCGCGGGGCAGGCCGCTCCGCGCGAGATGCGCCAGCTCAGCGACTTCGCACGCTCGGGCCGGCTCGCCGAAGCGCAGTCGCTCCACACGCGCCTGGCGCCGCTCTTCAAGGCGCTGTTCATCGAATCGAATCCCGGTCCCATCAAGTACCTGCTGTCCGCGATGGGATTGATCCGAAACGAGCTGCGACTTCCGCTGGTTGCCATCGAACCTGCGACCGAACAAGCGGTGCTCGAGGCCGCGCGTGCGGTCGGACTGGAGCTGGCGCTGGCGAGCGGCGCGGCACGCGCGTGATCTCGCTGGTGGTGGTGGGTGCGTCGGGCCGCATGGGCCGAGCGGTTCTCGAGGCCGCACTCGAGGACGGTTCGATCGAGGTGGCGGCGGCCGTCAGCCGCAGCGACCCCGGGCTCGGCGTGAAGTGGGAGTCGTCGCTCGAGGCTGCGATCCGCCCCGGCCGCGTGGTGATCGAATTCAGCACTCCCGAAGTCGCAGGTGAGGTCGCGAGGCGCTGCGGAGCTCAGGCGGTTCCGCTGGTTTCCGGAACCACCGCGCTCACGAGCGAGTATGAAGCACTGATTTCGGCGACCGCTCGCAGTTCGGCGGTGCTGCGCTCGGCGAACTTCAGTCTCGGCCTGCTGGCCTTGCGGCGCGCGCTCGAGACCGCGTTGCGCGCGCTGCCGGAGTGGGACGTCGAGATCGTCGAACGTCATCATCGGGGCAAAGCGGACAGTCCGTCGGGTACCGCGCTGCGACTCGCCGCCGACGTCGCCGCATTGCGCGGATGGGATGAGCGGGCATTTCGCCACGGCCGCGAGGGCCGCGTCGGAACGCGTCACGACGCGGAGATCGGGCTACATGCGGTGCGCGGTGGCAGTTGGGTCGGCGATCACAGCGTGCTGATTGCAGGAGCGGGCGAGGCACTCGAATTGCGACATACGGTTCAGGACCGTTCGGCATTTGCGCACGGCGCGCTGCGCGCCGCGAAATTTGTAGCGCACGCGCCGGCGGGTCTCTACACTTTGGAAGCGATCCCGGTGGCCGCGGGGGGGGCCTAGACCGGGCGAACTCATCTCAGGAGAACGCGCACATGCGTTTCGTACCCTTCGCGCGCTTCAGTCTCTTCTTGCTCGTCCTCGCGGTGACTCCCGCCGCCGTATTCGCGCAGGGCTACGGTAAGAACAAGGTCCACTACGAAAAGCTCGACTGGGGCGTGCTCGAGACCGCCCACCTGCGCCTGCACTTCTACAGCCAGGAAGAGAGCCTCGCGCGCCGCCTCGCACCCGCCGCCGAGAGCGTGTGCGTCGAATACGACCGGCGCTTCCGCATGCGGCCGCGCAAACCGGTGCCGTTCCTGCTCTATTCCGCGCACCACGTTTTCCAGCAGACCAACGCGACTCCCGGACTCATCTCCGAGGGCACTGGCGGGCTGACCGAACTCATCAAGGGTCGCGTGCTGGTGCCGCACAACGGCTCCTGGAAGCGACTGGTGTGGGTGACGCGCCACGAAATGGCGCACTCCTACATGCTCGAGAAGATCGCGCAGGTCATGCGCGAGCACCGTCGCCCGATGAACTACCTGCCGCCGCTGTGGTTCACCGAAGGCCTCGCCGAGTATTGCGGCACGCGCTGGGACGAGGACGCCGAGGGTCTGTTGCGCGATGCCGTGATCAGCGGCCGCGCGATGCCGCTCACTCGTAGCGAGTCGATCACCGGCACCGTGCTCATGTACAAGGAGGGACAGTCGTTCCTGCTCTTCCTGGCGGATCGCTACGGGCCCGACAAGGTGTTCGACCTGCTGGACCAGTGGCATCGGGCCGAGAGCTTCGAGACGCTGTTCCGCATCATCTACGGACGACCGCTCGCCGAGCTCGACGCGGAGTGGTTCGACTCGCTGCGCAAGCACTACTACCCGGCCGTCGCCTCGGCCGACCATCCGCAGATCGTGATGCGCCGCATGA
This region includes:
- the dapB gene encoding 4-hydroxy-tetrahydrodipicolinate reductase, with amino-acid sequence MISLVVVGASGRMGRAVLEAALEDGSIEVAAAVSRSDPGLGVKWESSLEAAIRPGRVVIEFSTPEVAGEVARRCGAQAVPLVSGTTALTSEYEALISATARSSAVLRSANFSLGLLALRRALETALRALPEWDVEIVERHHRGKADSPSGTALRLAADVAALRGWDERAFRHGREGRVGTRHDAEIGLHAVRGGSWVGDHSVLIAGAGEALELRHTVQDRSAFAHGALRAAKFVAHAPAGLYTLEAIPVAAGGA
- a CDS encoding 4-hydroxy-tetrahydrodipicolinate synthase, with translation MFDGLMVAMVTPFRDGAVDLEATSRLVEYMLERGVEGLVVSGSTGEAATCTVEERRQLWAFVKDRVRGRAPVVAGTGTNSTADSIELTRIAEELGLDGAMLVTPFYNKPTPKGQIAHFAAVARSTRLPIILYNVPGRTATNTLPETFEKLQDVPNIVAIKEASGSLDQASALCARTRFTILSGDDSLTLPTVAVGGRGIISVAGQAAPREMRQLSDFARSGRLAEAQSLHTRLAPLFKALFIESNPGPIKYLLSAMGLIRNELRLPLVAIEPATEQAVLEAARAVGLELALASGAARA